A single region of the Psychrobacter alimentarius genome encodes:
- a CDS encoding response regulator transcription factor codes for MSKQILLIEDDPDLAELISDYLTMNYYDVHHAGLGQEGLDLLDAKEREIDLVVLDLMLPDMDGMQVCQKIRGNKNNMTNKVPIIMLTAKGDTTDRVLGLEMGADDYIAKPFEPRELLARIRAVIRRHEQPNQADSQSDSLTFGRLSVFPDSHEVTIDDEPVRLTTHQFQLLHYFATHSGKVLNREQLWQAMPNDDSSDNIDRAIDVHISRLRALIEDNPRQPKRIITVRGVGYQFATDQV; via the coding sequence ATGAGCAAGCAAATTTTATTGATTGAAGACGATCCTGATTTGGCTGAGCTAATCAGCGACTATCTCACCATGAATTATTACGATGTCCATCATGCAGGACTTGGTCAGGAAGGACTTGACTTATTAGATGCCAAAGAACGTGAAATTGATTTGGTTGTACTCGATCTAATGCTGCCTGATATGGACGGTATGCAAGTGTGTCAAAAGATTCGCGGTAACAAAAACAACATGACCAATAAAGTGCCAATCATCATGTTGACAGCGAAAGGTGATACCACAGATCGCGTTTTAGGTCTTGAGATGGGTGCTGATGATTATATCGCTAAGCCATTTGAGCCACGTGAACTATTGGCACGTATTCGTGCGGTTATTCGTCGGCACGAACAGCCCAATCAAGCAGACAGCCAATCAGATAGCTTAACGTTTGGTCGTTTGAGTGTATTCCCTGATAGCCATGAAGTCACCATCGATGATGAGCCTGTTCGTCTGACGACGCATCAGTTTCAATTATTGCATTACTTTGCCACGCATTCTGGTAAAGTACTGAATCGCGAGCAACTTTGGCAAGCCATGCCAAACGACGACAGCTCAGACAATATTGATCGTGCCATTGACGTACATATTTCGCGCTTACGTGCTTTGATTGAAGACAATCCACGTCAGCCAAAACGAATCATTACCGTACGCGGCGTTGGTTATCAATTTGCAACAGATCAGGTATAA
- a CDS encoding sensor histidine kinase, whose amino-acid sequence MQQLGFRSVFAKLFASVMLALILFAVAMVLLTQLVHDKDAGIRSEVLATQILGQIDPFLHELNISVSKDNRLQSRFMLAVVKKSFDIFDESLQAKMGLYDSEGRLLMQTDNSDLPLELPAPPSLLSRVFPSFADTSPTKQAQVYSSTGYTLLYESRLPPKKPVLSAALNLFTGTLLLLIIMAGVLWVIARTITWRINQMSQQMAQLGDGDFTVRVNAQGNDEIASLARGFNQAAQKIEHLIDANNLLLAHASHELRTPITRIRLQIEMMDMLTDPLPVDIKAKFDKRAQAINRDLSGLNDLVESILLVSRLDAGHALQQVERLDLYDLMNQERQHYPEATLIGEHIMIDGQPSMLTHLIRNLLTNAMLHGKPPVTVLLYGVQSVDQADVIPDYLLQTVLCSSFVDYNSSDFDTYEQPNHTDESAEQNDASSPTEKMKAETAEAMLPAPLLYRNGESLVLEEDGNTDVNVDNSADNLDASTVSADATTKGTASDVELSKTLVKNSLKSNSTSSLIADYHSFTNDLTGKIKKVMWRAVPEEKISSQNNHMSTITNGEMITTSKNGTVRSNDKMQNIDTTPKSNKPVADSAVTKNETRNGEEASSAPRKEGLFSKHLKKSKAEPERPLPKYAVLAVIDEGTGIPEDKREEVFSPFVRLQQKNKGSGLGLSLVSQIVTAHQGRILTDTVNGHTRFLVIIPVKHDPHYHQHN is encoded by the coding sequence ATGCAGCAGTTGGGATTTCGTTCCGTATTTGCCAAGCTATTTGCCAGTGTCATGCTGGCTCTTATCTTGTTTGCCGTTGCTATGGTGTTATTGACACAACTTGTCCATGACAAAGATGCAGGTATTCGCTCCGAAGTCCTAGCCACGCAAATTTTGGGTCAAATCGATCCGTTTTTGCATGAGCTGAATATCTCTGTTAGCAAAGACAACAGGTTACAGTCACGCTTTATGTTGGCTGTGGTCAAAAAAAGCTTTGATATTTTTGATGAGTCATTGCAAGCAAAGATGGGCTTGTATGACAGTGAAGGTCGTTTGTTGATGCAAACCGACAACAGTGACCTACCACTTGAATTGCCAGCACCACCTTCTTTATTGTCCCGTGTGTTTCCTTCGTTTGCAGATACCTCCCCTACCAAGCAAGCTCAAGTATATAGCAGCACTGGTTATACGCTTCTGTATGAATCACGTTTACCACCCAAAAAACCTGTACTTTCTGCTGCCCTAAATTTATTTACGGGTACGCTGCTCTTGCTCATCATTATGGCAGGCGTCCTGTGGGTGATTGCACGTACCATTACTTGGCGTATCAATCAGATGAGTCAGCAGATGGCACAATTGGGTGATGGTGATTTTACCGTGCGGGTAAACGCGCAAGGTAATGATGAGATTGCTTCACTAGCACGTGGTTTCAACCAAGCCGCTCAAAAGATTGAACATCTTATCGATGCCAATAATTTACTATTGGCGCACGCTTCGCATGAATTGCGTACGCCCATCACTCGTATCCGTTTGCAGATAGAGATGATGGATATGCTGACGGATCCATTACCCGTCGATATCAAAGCAAAGTTTGATAAACGCGCTCAAGCAATTAATCGGGATTTATCAGGGCTTAATGATTTGGTAGAAAGCATTTTGCTGGTTAGCCGCTTAGATGCTGGTCATGCTTTGCAACAAGTGGAGCGCTTGGATTTGTATGACCTTATGAACCAAGAGCGTCAACATTATCCTGAAGCCACTTTGATTGGTGAGCACATTATGATCGATGGTCAACCATCGATGCTGACTCACTTAATTCGTAACTTATTGACCAATGCCATGCTTCATGGCAAACCACCAGTCACAGTATTGCTGTATGGCGTTCAGAGCGTCGATCAAGCGGATGTTATTCCTGACTATCTATTACAAACCGTGCTTTGCAGCAGCTTTGTGGATTATAACAGTTCTGATTTTGATACTTATGAACAACCCAATCATACCGATGAGTCTGCAGAACAAAATGACGCGTCTAGCCCGACTGAGAAAATGAAGGCTGAAACAGCAGAGGCGATGTTACCGGCGCCACTTCTCTATAGAAATGGTGAAAGTCTTGTGTTAGAAGAGGATGGCAATACTGATGTGAATGTAGACAACAGCGCTGACAATCTTGACGCCAGTACCGTTTCAGCGGATGCTACTACTAAAGGCACTGCATCTGATGTAGAGTTATCTAAAACTTTAGTGAAAAATTCACTCAAATCCAATAGTACGTCGTCACTGATTGCAGACTATCATAGCTTCACCAACGATTTGACGGGTAAAATTAAGAAGGTCATGTGGAGAGCTGTTCCTGAGGAAAAAATATCTTCTCAAAACAACCATATGTCAACTATCACAAATGGTGAAATGATTACTACATCTAAAAATGGTACTGTCAGAAGTAACGATAAAATGCAAAACATTGATACTACGCCCAAATCGAACAAACCAGTCGCTGATTCAGCAGTGACTAAAAATGAGACTAGGAATGGCGAAGAAGCGTCTAGCGCACCGCGTAAAGAAGGCTTATTTTCTAAACATTTGAAAAAATCCAAAGCTGAACCAGAACGTCCGTTACCTAAGTATGCCGTGCTGGCTGTTATTGATGAAGGCACAGGCATTCCTGAGGATAAACGTGAAGAAGTGTTCAGTCCGTTTGTACGGTTGCAGCAAAAAAACAAAGGCTCAGGCTTAGGCTTATCATTGGTTTCACAAATTGTGACCGCCCATCAAGGTCGCATTCTTACCGATACGGTTAATGGTCATACTAGATTTTTGGTTATCATACCTGTCAAACACGACCCTCATTATCATCAGCACAACTAA
- a CDS encoding methionine ABC transporter ATP-binding protein — MNDMIVLNDVTKSFLSDRSIKNEDGKPHWFTAVEPTSLAVKQGEIFGLMGYSGAGKSTLLRLINMLERPDSGQVIIDGTDLTTLSAKDLRIARHNIGMIFQQFNLMSNRTVFDNVAFNLTVSGYPSRDIHKRVMECLEIVDLIDRAGHYPAQLSGGQKQRVGIARAIAPSPKVLLADEPTSALDPSTTRSLLTCLRDINEQLGVTIVIVTHEMSVIRRLCDRAALLHQGKLLEVAEVRDGLIQATTQIGKGLVVED; from the coding sequence ATGAATGACATGATTGTCTTAAACGATGTGACCAAAAGTTTTTTAAGCGACCGATCAATCAAAAACGAAGACGGCAAACCGCATTGGTTTACTGCTGTTGAGCCGACGTCTCTCGCTGTAAAACAAGGGGAAATCTTTGGTCTAATGGGCTATTCGGGCGCAGGTAAATCGACCCTATTGCGCTTGATTAATATGCTTGAGCGTCCAGATTCAGGTCAAGTCATCATTGATGGGACTGATTTGACGACGTTGTCTGCCAAAGACTTACGCATTGCTCGGCACAATATTGGTATGATTTTTCAGCAGTTTAACCTCATGTCTAATCGCACCGTTTTTGATAACGTGGCTTTTAATTTAACAGTGTCAGGTTATCCCAGCCGTGATATTCATAAGCGCGTCATGGAATGTCTTGAAATTGTCGATTTAATAGATCGTGCTGGTCATTATCCTGCACAGCTATCGGGTGGACAAAAGCAGCGCGTTGGTATTGCCCGAGCCATTGCACCAAGCCCAAAAGTCTTATTGGCTGACGAGCCAACCAGCGCACTCGATCCATCGACGACCCGCAGTCTATTGACCTGTCTACGCGATATCAATGAACAACTTGGCGTGACCATTGTGATTGTGACCCACGAGATGAGTGTTATTCGTAGGTTGTGTGACCGTGCTGCATTATTGCATCAAGGCAAATTGCTAGAAGTGGCAGAAGTAAGAGATGGTTTGATACAGGCAACTACCCAGATTGGCAAAGGCTTAGTCGTTGAGGACTAA
- a CDS encoding methionine ABC transporter permease has translation MLTGTELSASIDKLFALRKEIVDAFIDTFIMLGISTTVAIVIGGLFGVFLFLSSDRQFLQNKTLYGVLGGITNFMRAFPFVILMIAMSPFTKAIVGTGIGPIAASLVLAIAGSFYFARLVEQNLREVPRGIIEATESMGARPLTIIKVLLNEARSGLILSVTILCISLLSYSAAAGMIGGGGLGDLAIRYGYYRYQTEVMVFIVLVLSIMVISIQASGNWLANRMDKR, from the coding sequence ATGTTAACTGGTACTGAATTATCCGCCTCTATAGACAAGTTGTTTGCGCTGCGCAAAGAGATTGTGGATGCTTTTATTGATACGTTCATTATGCTCGGCATTTCAACGACAGTCGCTATCGTCATCGGTGGTTTGTTTGGCGTGTTTCTGTTTTTATCAAGCGATCGTCAGTTTTTGCAAAACAAAACCTTATACGGTGTACTTGGCGGTATCACCAACTTTATGCGTGCCTTCCCCTTTGTCATCTTGATGATTGCCATGAGTCCTTTCACCAAAGCCATCGTAGGTACTGGTATCGGACCAATCGCTGCCTCCTTAGTCTTGGCCATCGCCGGTTCGTTTTATTTTGCCCGTCTGGTCGAACAAAACTTACGTGAAGTACCGCGCGGGATTATTGAGGCCACCGAATCGATGGGCGCACGTCCTTTGACTATCATCAAAGTTTTATTGAATGAAGCGCGCTCTGGTCTGATATTGTCAGTAACGATTCTTTGTATCAGCTTGCTATCTTATTCGGCAGCGGCAGGTATGATTGGTGGCGGCGGTCTAGGTGACTTGGCAATTCGTTATGGCTATTATCGTTATCAAACGGAAGTAATGGTTTTTATCGTTCTGGTGCTATCTATCATGGTCATCTCGATTCAAGCCTCTGGCAACTGGCTAGCTAACCGCATGGACAAACGATAA
- a CDS encoding MetQ/NlpA family ABC transporter substrate-binding protein, whose amino-acid sequence MKLTDISRQLATAFAAVGVSGLVLVGCSNSSAPEATKEPVTEGATAETAASDIDPEHTKIVIGTTEGDFADMVRNQVKSSLEAQGYEVELVAFTDYVRPNLALAEGDLDINIFQHKPYLDNFKKENNLDLVEAFQVPTAPLGIYSGKKTSLDEAYKGMSVSAPNDPSNFARALVMMNDLGWIKLKDNIDPLTASKTDIADNSKYEINIVELEAAQLPRARDEVDFAVINGNYATDSGIELSSALFQEPSFAYVNWSAIKSADVGKKWVEDVTNAYNSEAFKKYAHETFPGYKYPKMWGTDHSAHTDTAASTAPAEAPAQ is encoded by the coding sequence ATGAAATTAACAGATATCAGCCGTCAGTTGGCGACTGCTTTTGCTGCCGTTGGCGTATCAGGCCTAGTATTGGTTGGTTGCAGCAATTCATCAGCACCAGAAGCCACCAAAGAGCCAGTGACAGAAGGCGCTACCGCCGAAACTGCTGCGAGCGATATCGATCCTGAGCATACAAAAATCGTTATCGGTACGACCGAAGGCGACTTTGCTGATATGGTACGTAACCAAGTTAAGAGCTCACTTGAAGCACAAGGTTATGAAGTTGAGTTAGTCGCTTTTACTGATTATGTGCGCCCGAACCTTGCCTTGGCAGAGGGTGACTTGGACATCAATATTTTCCAGCACAAACCGTACCTTGATAACTTCAAAAAAGAGAACAATCTTGATCTGGTCGAAGCATTCCAAGTACCAACCGCGCCACTTGGTATCTACTCTGGTAAAAAAACCAGTCTTGATGAAGCCTATAAAGGCATGAGTGTTTCTGCACCAAATGATCCAAGTAACTTTGCTCGCGCCCTTGTTATGATGAACGATCTTGGCTGGATCAAACTAAAAGACAATATCGATCCATTGACGGCATCGAAAACGGATATCGCTGACAACAGTAAATACGAGATCAACATCGTTGAGCTAGAAGCAGCTCAGTTACCGCGCGCTCGTGATGAAGTTGACTTCGCTGTTATCAATGGTAACTATGCAACCGATTCTGGTATCGAGTTATCAAGCGCTCTATTCCAAGAGCCAAGTTTTGCTTATGTTAACTGGTCAGCTATCAAGTCTGCTGACGTGGGCAAAAAATGGGTTGAGGACGTGACCAACGCTTATAACTCAGAAGCATTTAAAAAGTATGCTCACGAAACTTTCCCAGGTTATAAGTATCCAAAAATGTGGGGAACGGATCATAGCGCCCATACAGATACTGCTGCAAGTACAGCGCCTGCAGAAGCCCCTGCACAGTAA
- a CDS encoding aldo/keto reductase: MSAKTYNMRTAGKANIPVLGLGTWQSTGQDCVAVVKKALEMGYEHIDTAQAYDNEKEVGQGIKQSGVARDKFFLTTKIFPDDMKFQPEKLAEAAKRSLENLDTDYVDLLLLHWPDDRVPLSETIPALCELQKQGLTRHIGVSNFNIADIIEAEKHADVPIVVNQVEFHPFIKQNTLQTFLNNHHILLEAYSPLARGDVFDNDIIKEIADKHKVTPAQISLAWILSDKHRVAIPKTSNPDHLQGNLDAIKVELSADELDKLGSLARSDGRKIEHPDYSPVWDD, translated from the coding sequence ATGAGTGCTAAAACTTATAATATGCGTACCGCTGGAAAAGCAAACATCCCTGTACTTGGCTTAGGTACTTGGCAATCAACGGGCCAAGACTGCGTTGCCGTCGTAAAAAAAGCATTAGAGATGGGCTATGAGCACATTGATACCGCTCAAGCGTATGACAATGAAAAAGAAGTCGGACAAGGCATTAAACAGTCAGGTGTGGCTCGCGATAAATTCTTTTTGACCACTAAGATTTTTCCTGATGATATGAAGTTTCAGCCAGAAAAATTGGCAGAAGCGGCGAAGCGTTCTCTAGAAAACCTAGATACAGATTATGTGGACTTATTACTACTGCATTGGCCAGATGACCGCGTCCCATTGTCTGAAACGATTCCTGCCTTATGTGAGCTACAAAAACAAGGCCTGACTCGACACATTGGTGTTTCTAACTTTAATATTGCCGATATCATTGAAGCAGAAAAACATGCTGACGTCCCTATTGTCGTAAACCAAGTTGAGTTTCATCCGTTTATCAAACAAAATACTTTGCAAACTTTTCTGAATAATCATCATATTTTGTTGGAAGCTTATTCTCCATTAGCCCGTGGCGACGTCTTTGATAATGACATTATTAAAGAGATTGCCGATAAGCATAAAGTAACACCTGCACAGATATCGCTCGCTTGGATCTTGTCTGACAAGCATCGTGTCGCTATTCCAAAAACGTCTAACCCTGATCACTTACAAGGAAACTTAGACGCTATCAAGGTAGAGCTGAGTGCAGACGAACTAGACAAGCTTGGTAGCTTAGCGCGTTCTGATGGCCGCAAAATTGAACATCCTGACTATAGCCCTGTTTGGGATGACTAA
- the ccmE gene encoding cytochrome c maturation protein CcmE: MNAVRRKKLMWVMFTLAGAAIAVVLVLYAIGQQTDYYFDATAIAQGEAPQDKRIRAGGMVVAGSVQRAPNDPLSIEFAITDFKSTVPVTYQGILPDLFAENSGVVATGKMQGDTFVAGEVLAKHDENYMPPEVAKSMKENNRSGAIPSSEQYNPAEKVHETQTLQQ; the protein is encoded by the coding sequence ATGAACGCAGTTCGTCGCAAAAAACTGATGTGGGTTATGTTTACACTTGCAGGGGCGGCGATAGCCGTGGTGCTAGTGCTTTACGCCATTGGTCAGCAAACCGATTACTACTTTGACGCGACAGCCATTGCGCAAGGCGAAGCACCGCAAGATAAACGTATTCGCGCAGGGGGTATGGTGGTGGCAGGTAGCGTTCAGCGTGCGCCAAATGATCCACTGAGTATTGAGTTTGCGATTACAGATTTTAAATCGACTGTACCTGTGACTTATCAAGGTATCTTGCCTGATTTATTTGCTGAAAACTCAGGAGTTGTTGCCACTGGCAAAATGCAGGGCGATACGTTTGTTGCTGGAGAAGTATTGGCCAAGCATGATGAAAACTATATGCCACCTGAGGTTGCCAAATCAATGAAAGAAAACAACCGTAGTGGCGCTATTCCTTCTTCTGAACAGTACAATCCTGCTGAAAAAGTGCATGAGACTCAAACGCTCCAGCAATAA
- the ccmD gene encoding heme exporter protein CcmD, with product MQPYFYSVSEFIAMGKHGVFVWSCWAITIGVILVFIIYSRRQRQALIKQLTIQQARQAQRTAKVPTTVTKASLESNK from the coding sequence ATGCAGCCCTATTTTTATAGCGTGTCTGAATTTATTGCCATGGGTAAGCATGGGGTCTTTGTGTGGTCTTGTTGGGCAATCACGATTGGCGTAATACTGGTATTTATTATCTACAGCCGTCGCCAAAGACAAGCACTGATTAAGCAGTTGACCATTCAGCAAGCGCGTCAAGCACAGCGTACCGCCAAAGTACCAACAACTGTGACAAAGGCTTCACTCGAGTCTAACAAATAA
- the ccmC gene encoding heme ABC transporter permease CcmC codes for MPNLNNVSSPSLWQRIWQGFLTTVGTKQFFRIFAPWVKWLAILASICLLIGSIWGLAFAPPDYLQGNSYRIIFIHVPAASLAISIYFTLAVLGVIYLVWKIKTASLVAQALAPMGFLLCVISLLTGSIWAKPTWGTYWVWDARLTSMLILAFLYAGVMALFAAFEHTANRGKAAAILSIVGAVNLPIIKYSVEWWNTLHQGATFTLTAAPKMSADMWMPLLLMIIGSYLLVATLTIYRTNTLILYRDQGKAWVKEYIRGQHK; via the coding sequence ATGCCCAACCTGAATAATGTCTCATCTCCCAGCCTGTGGCAACGCATTTGGCAGGGCTTCTTAACCACTGTGGGTACCAAACAGTTTTTTCGTATTTTTGCGCCTTGGGTTAAGTGGCTTGCGATATTGGCTAGCATTTGCTTGCTAATCGGTAGCATCTGGGGACTTGCTTTTGCGCCCCCTGATTACTTGCAAGGCAATAGCTATCGTATTATCTTTATACATGTACCCGCAGCCAGTCTTGCTATTTCTATCTATTTTACCCTTGCGGTATTGGGTGTGATTTATCTGGTCTGGAAAATCAAGACGGCCAGTTTGGTCGCTCAAGCACTTGCTCCAATGGGGTTCTTGTTATGTGTGATTAGCTTATTGACGGGTTCTATTTGGGCAAAGCCCACGTGGGGCACCTACTGGGTTTGGGATGCACGTTTGACCTCTATGCTGATTTTGGCATTTTTATATGCAGGTGTCATGGCCCTATTTGCCGCTTTTGAACACACAGCCAATCGAGGCAAAGCCGCCGCCATTTTATCCATTGTTGGTGCGGTCAATTTGCCCATTATCAAGTACTCAGTTGAGTGGTGGAATACCTTGCATCAAGGCGCTACCTTTACCTTAACGGCTGCCCCAAAAATGTCGGCAGACATGTGGATGCCATTGCTATTGATGATTATTGGTAGTTATTTGCTGGTCGCAACATTGACTATTTATCGTACCAACACCTTAATCTTGTATCGCGATCAAGGTAAAGCGTGGGTGAAAGAATACATCCGTGGTCAACACAAATAA
- a CDS encoding heme exporter protein CcmB: protein MQLWAREWQVKQQGAVQWLYPLVLFLVIITLFPLAVGSEPALLQRLGVSAVWIAALLSLVMGVDGLFKPAFDNGTLAQLVVAKASLPLWVLIRLAIHWVFSSGIVAILSLLAVPLFQLSWFETMILMASIVAGSPMLLMLSAIASSLTLSLKNGAVLVPLIALPMQLPVLIFATGAVDLYATGLNGLPILALLLAGSIISILVMPWVIAMTLKMAWLN from the coding sequence ATGCAGCTATGGGCACGCGAGTGGCAAGTAAAGCAGCAAGGGGCAGTGCAGTGGTTATATCCTTTGGTACTGTTTTTGGTGATTATTACTTTGTTTCCGCTGGCGGTCGGTAGCGAGCCTGCGCTATTACAGCGACTTGGCGTATCCGCTGTATGGATTGCGGCTTTACTATCGCTGGTAATGGGTGTGGATGGTTTGTTTAAGCCGGCCTTTGATAATGGCACCTTGGCACAATTGGTTGTTGCCAAAGCGTCATTGCCATTATGGGTACTGATTCGCTTAGCGATTCACTGGGTATTTAGTAGTGGCATTGTGGCCATACTCAGTTTATTAGCGGTGCCTTTGTTTCAGCTGAGCTGGTTTGAGACCATGATATTAATGGCTTCTATCGTCGCTGGTAGCCCAATGCTGCTAATGCTGTCTGCAATCGCCAGTAGCTTGACGCTATCATTGAAGAATGGTGCAGTGCTAGTGCCATTGATTGCTTTACCTATGCAATTGCCTGTTCTTATTTTTGCAACGGGCGCTGTTGATCTATATGCCACAGGTCTGAATGGTCTACCCATATTGGCCTTGTTATTAGCAGGCAGCATCATTTCAATCTTAGTTATGCCATGGGTGATTGCAATGACTTTAAAAATGGCATGGCTGAACTAA
- the ccmA gene encoding heme ABC exporter ATP-binding protein CcmA translates to MTALDTPLLVLDELTVQRGEIPLCEAVTLQLSTGSICHLIGANGTGKTTLLMQLAGLLPVLTGEVSYQGVASLPMQPLYVSHQLGIHPNLTVAQNLTFLLNLYGITPSAEDIDAALTWVGLQGFETISSSHLSAGQTRRITLARLYLLTPDVTQLWLLDEPFTALDVDMVARMEEKLCDFAHAGGAILMTSHQTVGVANQVLDLTEYMV, encoded by the coding sequence ATGACGGCTTTGGATACGCCCTTACTTGTGCTTGATGAGCTGACCGTTCAGCGTGGTGAAATTCCGCTATGCGAAGCCGTCACGCTTCAGCTGTCTACGGGTAGTATTTGTCATCTGATTGGTGCAAATGGGACAGGGAAAACGACGCTACTGATGCAGCTGGCAGGATTATTGCCAGTACTGACAGGCGAGGTCAGTTACCAAGGCGTGGCAAGCTTACCTATGCAGCCGTTATATGTATCGCATCAATTGGGTATTCATCCCAATCTCACTGTGGCACAAAACCTGACGTTTTTACTGAATCTATATGGTATCACGCCAAGCGCTGAAGACATTGATGCTGCCCTTACTTGGGTCGGATTACAAGGATTTGAAACGATCAGCTCAAGCCATTTATCCGCTGGTCAAACTCGCCGTATTACCCTTGCAAGGCTTTATCTTTTGACGCCTGATGTGACCCAGCTATGGCTGCTTGATGAGCCTTTTACCGCGCTCGATGTCGATATGGTAGCGCGGATGGAAGAGAAATTGTGCGACTTTGCTCATGCAGGCGGCGCGATTTTGATGACCAGCCATCAAACAGTCGGCGTTGCCAATCAAGTACTCGACCTGACAGAGTATATGGTTTAG